Below is a genomic region from Elusimicrobiota bacterium.
GGACTGGAGCGCCATCCCGTGTCATTGAGTCTGGGCCATGCGCTCAAGACCTTGACCACGGGCCTGGAATGCTGCCTAGGCAACCGCATGCTGCATCTGATGTCCAAGCAAGCCGCCTACGCGGCCGGGGATTTTCACTCCTGGGATTGGCTGCTCCTGGCCGCGGCCGCGGCCGCGCTGGTCTGGGCGCTGCGCCGGTCGGCCACGCCTGAGCCTCGCCTGGACGGCATGATCCCGGCGGCGGCCGCGATCTGGATAGTCCTGGGCTATCTCCCTTATTTCTTCGACCGGGCCTATATCCCCGCGATATTCGACGCCCGCAACCGCTTCAACCTCAGCGCCTGCGCAGGCGCGGCCCTGCTGCTGGCCTGGGTCTGGAACCGGGCCGCGATCAGCGAGCGGCCCGTCCTGAGGCGCGGGGCCACGCCGGTCCTGGCCGCATTCCTGGTCTGGTCCCTGCTCGCGGGCTGGGCCTCCAACGCGCAGTGGGCCCGCGCCTACGGACTGCAGCAGGAACTGCTGTCGGCCCTGACCCAAGCCCGCCCGGCCCGAACCGGGAACATCCTGGTGTTCGGGGTGGGCCCCGGCCCGGGCTCGGGGATGGTGTTCGATTCAGGCTACGACCTGGAATACGCGCTGCGCCTGCGTCCGGACGCGGGCGGCCTGCAAGCCCTGCTGGCCCAAGGCCGGGTGCGATTCGAGCCGGAGGCGGCGGTCGTCGGGGGGAAGCGACTGCCATATCGAGATCTGCGCGCCTACGACCATCAGACCCGGCGCTGGAAGGACATCCGCAGCGCCGCGGACGGCGCTGATTGGGTCAGCGCGCTAAAAGCCTGAGCTTGGCCGCGTGCTGGGCCGGGTGCAAGAAGAAGAAGTTGGTGTCCACCGTGGATTCGTCCACCTTGGGGCATTCCGATAAGCGCCCCTCATCCAGCCGGAAGCAGCGGTAGCCCAGCTCCGCGAGCAGGGCGATGATGTCGTTGGGATGATACTCGAACTGCGCCGCCCATTTGCGCAGCATCTCCGAGAATATGACCGGGCGGTCGCGGCCGATGGTCTCCCGGCCTCCGCGCAGCACGAACAGCTCCGCGCCCTCCACGTCGCATTTGATGAAATCCACCCGCAATCTCTCTTCCCGCGTGAAATCATCCAGCCGGCGTACGCGGCAAGCCAACTCGCGCACGCCTTCCCGCCCGGATAGATTGGCTGCGGAAGCGTTGGCCGAGCCCTCGGGGTAGAAATAGAAGGTCTGCGTCGCTTCTTTTTCGCCCAGCCCGAAATCCAAGCAGCGCACGTTGGACGCTCCGTTGATGCGCACGTTCTCCTGCAGGTCCTTGTAGGTGCCGGCTATGGGCTCGAAAGAGAAGACCCGGATGTCGGGCTTGCGGCGCGCCAAAG
It encodes:
- a CDS encoding FkbM family methyltransferase, which translates into the protein MNLDELRRAYGRSAISKPDYIEAMYRHHGILHEYARFLKDTDISSIEITDGRVLMTVRDTGLRLVCAQGDRRLAPLEMLNFGTYEREYIEACLMLLDQEATVFDVGANIGWYALTLARRKPDIRVFSFEPIAGTYKDLQENVRINGASNVRCLDFGLGEKEATQTFYFYPEGSANASAANLSGREGVRELACRVRRLDDFTREERLRVDFIKCDVEGAELFVLRGGRETIGRDRPVIFSEMLRKWAAQFEYHPNDIIALLAELGYRCFRLDEGRLSECPKVDESTVDTNFFFLHPAQHAAKLRLLAR